One Desulfobacterales bacterium genomic window carries:
- a CDS encoding Hsp20/alpha crystallin family protein — protein MSLVKWGPWGNDSAHNHINRIFDDAFPKTGQEKGLPPCDWNPVVDAYEMDDAIIIEVELPGIDKKDIAINLKDRILSIIGQRFFNQEIKEENFHSRERCYGTFQRSFILPVFVKPENIKAEFKDGVLKVKIPKPEEEKPKRIRIK, from the coding sequence ATGTCCCTTGTAAAATGGGGCCCCTGGGGGAACGATTCAGCGCATAACCATATCAATCGGATTTTTGATGATGCTTTTCCAAAGACCGGTCAGGAAAAGGGACTACCCCCATGCGATTGGAACCCGGTGGTTGATGCGTATGAAATGGACGACGCGATTATCATTGAAGTCGAACTTCCCGGTATCGACAAAAAAGATATCGCCATTAATCTGAAAGACCGGATCCTTTCGATTATCGGACAGCGATTTTTTAATCAGGAAATCAAGGAAGAAAATTTTCATAGCAGGGAAAGATGCTACGGCACGTTTCAGCGGTCCTTTATCCTGCCGGTCTTCGTTAAACCGGAAAATATTAAAGCCGAATTTAAGGACGGCGTCCTTAAAGTTAAAATACCTAAGCCGGAAGAAGAAAAACCGAAGCGGATCCGGATTAAATGA
- a CDS encoding arylesterase, translating to MKKTLTLIAAAVILVGGYYVFNPSPRITNSSPGGLNIICFGDSLTFGTGSTPGKNYPAQLSLLISKPVINAGIPGDTTTTALSRLGKDVLTQSPRIVIITLGGNDLKNRAPKQTTFNNLKKIIESIQHQGALVVVGGIDIPLWGRGFGDLYKKVCSETGAILIPNIFDGIMGKREFMSDPIHPNDKGYALMAKKFQKAVKPYLSR from the coding sequence ATGAAAAAAACTCTAACCCTCATTGCTGCCGCTGTTATACTGGTCGGCGGCTATTATGTATTCAATCCGTCGCCCAGGATTACAAACTCCTCTCCGGGGGGGTTAAACATCATCTGTTTCGGAGACAGTTTGACCTTCGGCACCGGCTCAACCCCCGGTAAAAACTACCCGGCGCAATTGTCTTTGCTGATCTCAAAACCGGTTATAAATGCAGGGATTCCGGGAGATACCACCACAACGGCCTTAAGCCGGCTTGGGAAAGATGTCTTGACGCAGTCCCCCCGGATTGTCATTATTACCCTTGGCGGCAACGACCTGAAAAACAGGGCTCCCAAACAAACAACCTTTAACAATTTAAAAAAAATCATTGAATCGATACAGCACCAGGGGGCGCTGGTGGTTGTGGGGGGCATCGATATCCCGCTTTGGGGCAGAGGCTTCGGCGATCTCTACAAAAAAGTTTGCAGCGAGACCGGGGCCATCCTGATTCCCAATATTTTTGATGGCATTATGGGAAAGCGCGAATTCATGAGCGACCCGATCCACCCCAATGACAAAGGGTACGCCCTGATGGCCAAAAAATTTCAAAAAGCCGTTAAACCCTACCTGTCCCGATGA